A single region of the Fenollaria sporofastidiosus genome encodes:
- a CDS encoding cobyric acid synthase: MAKIMIYGTTSSAGKSTIATAMCRYYKDKGYKVCPFKSQNMSRNSFKLQDGKLISNAQAIQAYAAGIKADEYMNPILLVPSSDTGSDVYVLGKLYKHMNTKEYYSIKKELKAKVKEVFEELEKKYDVMIIEGAGSPAEINLLEDDFVNTGMAELADTNAIIVADIDKGGVFASIYGTYMILDEKDRARIKGYIINKFRGDASLLDEGIKKLHELTGLDCLGIVPYTKLEIADEDSLHDYEKAVNAHMAEHDAMNNEIDRLAKVFEEAIDIDKLNAILGL; this comes from the coding sequence ATGGCAAAGATAATGATATACGGCACGACATCGTCAGCAGGCAAATCAACGATAGCGACTGCTATGTGCAGATATTATAAAGACAAGGGCTACAAGGTATGTCCGTTCAAATCGCAAAATATGTCGAGAAACTCATTTAAGCTTCAAGACGGAAAACTTATTAGCAATGCACAAGCCATACAAGCCTACGCAGCAGGCATAAAGGCGGATGAGTACATGAACCCGATACTTCTAGTGCCATCGTCAGACACAGGTAGCGATGTTTATGTACTTGGCAAACTATACAAGCACATGAATACAAAGGAGTATTACTCGATTAAGAAAGAGCTAAAGGCGAAGGTAAAAGAGGTTTTTGAAGAGCTTGAGAAGAAATATGACGTCATGATTATAGAAGGAGCTGGCTCACCTGCTGAGATAAATCTACTTGAGGATGATTTTGTAAATACTGGCATGGCTGAACTTGCGGACACTAACGCAATAATCGTCGCTGACATTGACAAGGGCGGCGTCTTTGCATCAATCTACGGCACATACATGATACTTGATGAAAAAGATAGAGCGAGGATAAAAGGCTACATCATCAATAAATTTAGGGGCGATGCGAGCCTACTTGATGAGGGCATCAAAAAGCTTCACGAGCTAACAGGTCTTGACTGTCTTGGCATAGTACCATATACAAAGCTTGAGATAGCGGACGAAGACTCGCTTCATGATTATGAGAAGGCTGTCAATGCTCACATGGCAGAGCACGATGCGATGAATAATGAAATCGATAGGCTAGCTAAAGTATTTGAAGAAGCCATCGACATAGATAAATTAAATGCAATACTTGGCTTATAA
- the cbiE gene encoding precorrin-6y C5,15-methyltransferase (decarboxylating) subunit CbiE, with the protein MLIVVGVGPGKSEYMSVRAYKAIKNATKVYAFKRVKEELEDEFARIEEVSVKDLKDIKEGVLLLSGDPSFYGAVDYLKREGIAIDEVIPSITAFQYLMSKTLVNWNEAKTYSLHGRELDDDFKTIVMNNAKLVVLCDKDNNPRTIKKYLDEKNIKRKYIVGTNLSQSGEVIKTYGEDDDIDIENSLSVVIIINEVV; encoded by the coding sequence TTGTTAATAGTTGTTGGAGTAGGACCAGGCAAAAGTGAATATATGAGCGTGAGGGCATATAAAGCGATTAAAAATGCTACTAAAGTTTATGCGTTTAAAAGAGTTAAGGAAGAGCTCGAGGACGAATTCGCTCGCATAGAAGAAGTCTCTGTGAAGGATCTAAAAGATATTAAAGAAGGCGTTTTATTATTATCAGGCGACCCATCCTTCTACGGCGCAGTTGACTATCTAAAGCGTGAGGGCATAGCCATTGACGAAGTGATTCCATCTATAACGGCTTTTCAATACTTAATGAGCAAGACCCTTGTGAATTGGAATGAGGCAAAGACTTATTCGCTACATGGTAGAGAGCTTGATGACGACTTCAAGACCATTGTAATGAACAATGCCAAGCTTGTAGTTCTATGCGACAAGGATAATAATCCAAGGACAATTAAAAAGTATTTGGACGAGAAAAACATAAAGAGAAAGTACATCGTTGGCACAAATTTATCGCAAAGCGGTGAAGTAATTAAAACTTATGGTGAAGACGATGACATTGATATAGAAAATAGTTTATCGGTGGTGATTATTATAAATGAAGTGGTTTAA
- the cbiB gene encoding adenosylcobinamide-phosphate synthase CbiB: MQYLAYKLIAILIGVVLDLILGDPYNFFHPVKVMGNVISFEEKLIRRTGARGGFLKLLGLVSVLFNISLAFLFGCFAIILFKINKYLYLIYTSYMVYVCLAARSLHFEADMVVKELAHSLERGRKRLSYIVGRDTSELSEEEILKACIETVAENTSDGVIAPLIYIAIYTPLGLVYKFINTMDSMWGYKNEKYGDLGFFAAKIDDLVNLVPARLSALLILITNIFNKNIAYACKTFFKYRYAHASPNSAFLEAPIAGLLKIRLGGPHKYFSKIVDKPYIGDIDGEVNKNGVYFTIKAMYKALALLVLVIAVIYLKLILK; the protein is encoded by the coding sequence ATGCAATACTTGGCTTATAAGCTCATCGCCATACTTATAGGTGTGGTGCTTGATTTAATCTTAGGCGACCCATATAACTTTTTTCATCCAGTTAAGGTCATGGGTAATGTCATTAGCTTTGAAGAAAAATTAATTCGAAGGACAGGGGCAAGAGGTGGTTTTTTGAAGCTGCTTGGACTAGTCTCAGTATTATTCAACATTAGCCTTGCATTTTTATTCGGATGCTTTGCAATAATATTATTTAAGATCAATAAATATTTGTATCTAATCTACACTTCATACATGGTCTACGTCTGCCTTGCAGCACGCTCACTTCACTTCGAAGCAGATATGGTAGTAAAAGAGCTAGCGCATTCGCTAGAGAGAGGACGCAAGAGACTCTCCTACATAGTTGGCCGTGATACAAGTGAACTAAGTGAAGAAGAGATACTTAAGGCATGTATAGAGACAGTCGCCGAAAATACTTCAGATGGTGTAATAGCACCGCTTATCTACATCGCGATATATACACCACTTGGACTGGTTTATAAATTTATCAATACCATGGACTCGATGTGGGGCTACAAGAATGAAAAATATGGCGATCTTGGCTTTTTCGCAGCAAAGATAGATGACCTAGTCAATCTAGTGCCAGCAAGATTAAGTGCGCTTCTTATATTAATTACTAACATCTTCAATAAAAACATCGCCTACGCGTGCAAAACGTTTTTTAAGTATAGATATGCACACGCAAGTCCAAATAGTGCCTTCCTTGAAGCGCCCATAGCGGGACTTTTAAAAATTCGTTTAGGTGGACCGCACAAATATTTTTCTAAGATAGTCGATAAACCATATATTGGCGACATAGATGGCGAAGTAAATAAAAATGGCGTTTATTTCACCATAAAAGCGATGTATAAGGCACTAGCCTTGCTAGTATTAGTGATCGCTGTTATATATTTAAAATTAATATTAAAATAA
- a CDS encoding sirohydrochlorin cobaltochelatase: protein MKKAILLSFFGTTRLREHERVIDKFVSGFKNEFKDCEIKICFTSRIVKKILEKKGMSFNNECEAIKELKEAGYNDIRVVSTNIIPGKEYKKLKDVSNRLTTPFISNAKDIAKLIDGMTAFKLNEGEEFIYVGHGTYHVADRIYEDIDEAFREKNNKYHMMSIEGDLDLDSVVKNLAKDTKTLYLRPFMLVSGVHMLEDIAPDDDDSIKSKLEKLGYEVKLIDKGLGEEDYILNDCIEKVKAMEEPLLNIVGVGPGDEDLLTVKAILTLKNTNAVFVLDNRGRNLALDTVMSYVEDKPIIKMPFDMKNATDALYRELKAKLEEALKEYRDVSFVTIGDAAVFSTPMNLTKILDKKININIINGMPSFVALSAMNKEPLIEKGESLVISDNTELVRAAKPDRAVILKGTINKEAVLELKDTYEAEYFKRISMPNEMYLTDEDEIRKDNDYISLFYLKKRK from the coding sequence ATGAAAAAGGCAATACTATTAAGCTTTTTTGGTACAACAAGGCTTAGAGAACACGAAAGAGTCATTGACAAGTTTGTGAGTGGCTTTAAAAATGAATTTAAGGACTGCGAGATAAAGATATGCTTTACTTCTAGGATAGTTAAGAAGATACTAGAGAAGAAAGGCATGTCTTTTAATAATGAGTGCGAAGCAATCAAGGAATTGAAAGAGGCTGGATATAACGATATAAGAGTCGTTTCGACAAACATCATTCCAGGTAAAGAGTATAAGAAGCTAAAAGATGTTTCTAACAGACTTACTACTCCATTTATCAGTAACGCTAAGGATATAGCAAAGCTTATTGATGGCATGACAGCCTTTAAATTAAATGAAGGCGAAGAGTTCATCTACGTTGGTCATGGTACTTATCATGTAGCCGATAGGATATATGAAGATATTGACGAAGCTTTTAGAGAAAAGAACAATAAATATCACATGATGAGTATAGAGGGTGATCTTGATCTTGATAGCGTTGTTAAAAATTTAGCTAAAGACACAAAAACTTTATATCTAAGGCCATTCATGCTAGTTTCAGGCGTTCATATGCTTGAAGACATTGCTCCTGACGATGATGACTCAATAAAGTCGAAACTAGAAAAGCTTGGCTACGAAGTGAAGCTTATAGATAAGGGTCTTGGCGAAGAAGATTATATCTTAAACGACTGCATAGAAAAAGTTAAGGCCATGGAAGAGCCGCTACTAAATATAGTTGGTGTTGGTCCTGGCGATGAAGACTTATTAACTGTTAAGGCTATACTTACTTTGAAAAATACAAATGCTGTCTTCGTTCTTGACAATAGAGGCCGCAATCTTGCTCTTGACACAGTTATGAGCTATGTAGAAGATAAACCTATCATAAAGATGCCATTTGACATGAAGAATGCTACAGATGCTTTATATAGGGAGCTAAAGGCAAAACTTGAAGAAGCGCTTAAAGAGTATAGAGACGTAAGCTTTGTAACTATAGGTGATGCAGCAGTTTTCTCGACACCTATGAACTTAACAAAGATACTTGATAAGAAGATAAATATAAATATTATTAATGGCATGCCATCTTTTGTAGCATTAAGTGCAATGAATAAAGAGCCGCTTATTGAAAAGGGCGAGAGTCTTGTGATAAGTGACAACACAGAGCTAGTTAGGGCAGCAAAGCCTGACAGAGCTGTTATACTTAAGGGCACCATTAACAAGGAAGCTGTTTTAGAACTTAAAGATACTTACGAAGCAGAATATTTTAAGAGGATATCGATGCCAAACGAAATGTATCTTACGGATGAGGACGAAATACGTAAGGATAACGATTATATATCGCTATTCTACTTAAAGAAAAGGAAGTAA
- a CDS encoding pyridoxal phosphate-dependent aminotransferase yields the protein MHGANFYDYDKKLIDFSSNINVFNMNEILFSNIKEDFDYVNVYPDIKQREAINNVATYLACDASNIILGNGSIEIIDKAIYRASRVVIFDPSFYEYELRASVYKKDLIRINYKDFMIDYDELDILKKGDLIILTNPNNPNGRLLKKEELIKAQEICKEHGATLLLDEAFIEFTMHEYDSIDLFKDEDVIVLRAMTKTFALPGVRFGFAYVPKDFKDYYDELSLAWSIGFIQNEASRLLKGSEDYIAKTKEYYKNERERLKEAYKSYDNFEMSDSDANFYLLRLKKHSDEEMYKIMLEKGILIRRMQGYKNISNDYVRLAIRTREENDYLLEKLREIEK from the coding sequence ATGCACGGAGCAAATTTTTATGATTATGACAAAAAACTCATAGATTTCAGCTCTAACATCAATGTATTTAATATGAACGAAATACTTTTCTCTAATATTAAGGAAGACTTTGATTATGTCAATGTCTATCCTGATATAAAACAGAGGGAAGCGATTAACAATGTAGCCACTTATTTGGCTTGTGATGCGTCTAACATTATCTTGGGCAATGGATCTATAGAGATAATTGATAAGGCGATATACAGGGCAAGTAGAGTGGTTATTTTTGACCCTTCGTTCTATGAGTATGAGCTTAGAGCAAGTGTTTATAAAAAAGATTTGATTAGAATAAATTATAAAGACTTTATGATTGACTATGATGAGCTTGATATATTAAAGAAGGGCGACCTAATTATACTAACTAACCCAAATAATCCTAATGGAAGGCTGCTTAAGAAGGAAGAATTAATTAAAGCTCAAGAGATTTGTAAGGAGCATGGCGCGACTCTTTTACTCGATGAGGCCTTTATAGAGTTTACTATGCATGAGTATGACAGCATAGACTTGTTTAAGGACGAGGACGTGATTGTTCTTAGAGCGATGACTAAGACCTTTGCCTTACCGGGAGTACGCTTTGGCTTTGCCTATGTACCAAAGGATTTTAAGGACTACTACGATGAGCTAAGCCTTGCTTGGTCTATAGGCTTTATACAAAACGAAGCATCGAGGCTATTAAAGGGAAGCGAGGACTATATAGCAAAAACAAAAGAGTATTATAAAAACGAAAGAGAAAGACTTAAAGAAGCATATAAGAGCTATGACAATTTTGAGATGAGTGATAGCGATGCCAATTTCTATTTGCTTAGATTAAAAAAACATAGTGACGAAGAAATGTATAAGATTATGCTTGAAAAGGGTATATTAATAAGAAGGATGCAAGGTTACAAGAACATAAGTAACGACTATGTGCGCCTTGCAATAAGAACTCGTGAAGAGAATGATTATTTACTTGAAAAACTAAGGGAGATAGAGAAGTGA
- a CDS encoding response regulator transcription factor, with amino-acid sequence MATILIADDDENIRNVLKEYSVINGYDVIEAVDGIDALNKVNNNDIDLIILDIMMPKLDGFSAYKRIKDVKDIPVLVLSAKGEEYDKLYGFEIGIDDYVVKPFSPREVMARVKAILARHVSDTKAKVYINGSLKIDFDAREAYIDEKKLDLTPKEYELLAYLAQNEGIALSRETILENVWGYDFFGDNRTVDTHIKMLRNSLGAEKDIISTVRGYGYKLEKKDEK; translated from the coding sequence ATGGCGACTATACTTATAGCTGATGACGATGAGAACATAAGAAACGTGCTCAAAGAGTACTCGGTCATTAACGGCTATGATGTAATCGAGGCTGTGGATGGCATCGATGCACTTAACAAAGTTAATAATAACGATATAGACCTTATCATCTTAGATATAATGATGCCAAAGCTTGATGGCTTCTCGGCTTACAAGAGGATTAAGGATGTAAAAGACATACCTGTTCTTGTTCTTAGTGCAAAAGGCGAGGAGTATGACAAGCTTTATGGTTTTGAGATAGGTATCGATGATTACGTCGTTAAGCCCTTCAGTCCGCGCGAAGTCATGGCGAGGGTCAAGGCGATACTTGCAAGACATGTAAGCGATACAAAGGCAAAAGTATATATTAATGGCAGCTTAAAAATAGATTTTGATGCGAGAGAAGCTTATATTGATGAGAAAAAATTAGATTTGACACCAAAGGAGTATGAGCTACTTGCTTATCTAGCTCAAAACGAAGGCATAGCTCTATCGCGTGAGACTATACTTGAAAATGTTTGGGGCTACGATTTCTTCGGGGACAATAGAACAGTCGACACACACATCAAGATGCTTAGGAACTCTCTAGGAGCTGAAAAAGACATTATAAGTACAGTTCGCGGTTATGGCTACAAGCTGGAGAAAAAAGATGAAAAATAA
- the cbiD gene encoding cobalt-precorrin-5B (C(1))-methyltransferase CbiD, with protein sequence MNKYDIVDGKSLRYGYTTGTCAAVATHAALTNLLDGPIGEYDIVLPCKECINVAINSNEKGDGYAISSVIKDAGDDPDQTNGIEIFSKVSLRNDGKVIIKGGVGVGIYTNDSIFGKKGEYAINKVPREMITKEVELLTDKGADVTIFTPMGVEIGKKTFNPNIGIEGGISIIGSTGLVKPMSEDALLKTINLEIKTLYLDKGAKEIVLTPGSHGLKEAKSIGINENVVLTSNYIGDSLKMAYEIGFRKMTLIGHIGKFAKLSIGVFNTHSKNADTRMEAFVYYLAMMNKPYEVIKEVDEFITAEKCYNYLYDAGYKDVLCAMEEGCAKRVKTYLKDDSLDVDVKVYSFEKGVLDC encoded by the coding sequence ATGAATAAGTACGATATAGTTGATGGCAAGAGCCTTAGATATGGTTATACGACAGGCACTTGTGCAGCAGTTGCAACACATGCAGCGCTTACAAACCTTTTAGATGGACCTATAGGTGAATACGACATAGTACTGCCTTGCAAGGAGTGCATAAACGTCGCCATCAATTCTAATGAGAAGGGTGATGGATATGCCATAAGCTCAGTTATAAAGGACGCAGGTGATGACCCAGACCAGACCAATGGCATAGAGATTTTCTCTAAAGTATCTTTAAGAAATGACGGCAAGGTCATTATCAAAGGTGGCGTAGGCGTTGGCATTTATACTAATGACTCCATCTTCGGTAAGAAGGGTGAGTATGCGATAAACAAGGTGCCAAGAGAGATGATTACTAAAGAGGTTGAGCTCTTAACAGATAAGGGAGCCGACGTTACTATATTTACGCCTATGGGTGTTGAAATCGGTAAGAAGACTTTCAACCCAAACATTGGTATAGAAGGCGGCATATCAATAATTGGATCAACAGGTCTTGTCAAGCCTATGAGTGAGGACGCTTTACTAAAGACCATAAACTTGGAGATAAAAACTCTTTATCTTGATAAGGGTGCGAAGGAGATAGTTCTTACACCGGGTAGTCACGGCCTTAAAGAAGCAAAGAGTATTGGTATAAATGAAAATGTCGTTTTAACTAGTAACTACATTGGCGACTCACTAAAGATGGCTTACGAAATCGGTTTTAGAAAGATGACTCTTATTGGTCACATAGGCAAGTTTGCAAAGTTATCGATAGGTGTCTTTAACACGCATTCAAAGAACGCCGATACGCGTATGGAGGCCTTCGTGTATTACCTTGCGATGATGAATAAGCCGTATGAAGTAATTAAAGAAGTTGATGAATTTATAACAGCTGAGAAGTGCTACAACTACCTTTATGATGCAGGCTACAAAGATGTTTTATGTGCTATGGAGGAAGGCTGTGCAAAGAGAGTCAAGACTTACCTAAAAGATGACTCGCTTGATGTAGATGTAAAAGTATATTCGTTTGAAAAAGGAGTATTAGATTGTTAA
- a CDS encoding precorrin-8X methylmutase has product MYNYDNNPMNIENTSMDIIDKELVGTKFTDTEKLIVKRMIHSTGDFDYKNIIDIRNNFLDEALDALKNGAKIYTDTRMTMAGVNETSLKKLNCEIINHIKDDDVRELAKEKGTTRSYQAIDKTIGEDIAIYSVGNAPTALYRIIELIKEEKIHPKAVIGVPVGFVGAAESKEALREVGIAQISTVGNKGGSNVAASIINALLYILYRK; this is encoded by the coding sequence ATGTATAATTACGATAACAACCCTATGAACATAGAAAACACAAGTATGGACATAATCGACAAGGAGCTTGTAGGAACAAAATTTACTGATACTGAAAAGCTTATAGTGAAGAGAATGATTCACTCGACAGGCGACTTTGATTATAAAAACATAATCGATATAAGAAATAATTTCCTTGATGAAGCACTTGATGCACTTAAGAACGGCGCCAAGATTTATACTGACACAAGGATGACTATGGCAGGCGTGAATGAAACTAGCTTAAAAAAGCTTAACTGTGAGATCATTAATCACATCAAGGACGACGACGTAAGGGAGCTTGCTAAGGAAAAAGGCACAACAAGAAGCTACCAAGCCATAGATAAGACTATAGGCGAAGACATCGCCATCTACTCAGTAGGCAATGCGCCAACAGCTCTATATAGAATCATAGAACTGATCAAGGAAGAAAAAATTCATCCTAAGGCTGTTATTGGCGTGCCAGTAGGCTTCGTAGGAGCAGCTGAGTCGAAGGAAGCACTTAGAGAAGTAGGAATTGCTCAAATATCGACAGTTGGTAACAAGGGCGGCTCAAACGTAGCAGCGTCCATAATCAACGCACTTTTATATATCTTATACAGAAAATGA
- a CDS encoding sensor histidine kinase: protein MKNKSLFTKLISYFLIFTVLILSTMWLFNIVFFKEIYTQKKRELIQNTEKEISSYTGRDLVKFLNDVSSKTRLGIIIFDENGLVLYPNYLLELDKEDLDFVKSNEDSVDYIKKHDDREYLVFLKRYETVNAKLYMKLIDNLDEDGSVKKMLREELLYISLVAIALALVLSYFLAKKLTKPIKNLSEASKFLGTKSFSVEEEGGYEEIEELKKSLESANADLKRTMDFRENIIANVSHDFKTPLSVIKSYAEMIKDITGDNKEKREENLDTIINEADRLNSMINEMLEASKNVSALGELELKRVSLEAISKEIIDKLNTAENRERIKLDVSGDTMVMADEKKIRSVIYNYLSNALNYSNEDEDVIVRITEEENAVRYEVIDHGVGIKEEDIKRVWDRYYISSANHELKKYATGLGLYIAREVLLLHKAEFGVESSYGKGSNFYFVLKKGV from the coding sequence ATGAAAAATAAATCATTATTCACAAAGCTAATCAGTTATTTTTTAATATTTACGGTACTGATACTATCAACAATGTGGCTATTTAATATAGTTTTCTTCAAAGAAATATACACGCAAAAGAAGAGAGAGCTCATTCAAAATACAGAAAAAGAAATTTCATCTTATACTGGAAGAGATCTAGTAAAGTTTTTGAATGATGTATCAAGTAAGACTAGACTTGGCATAATTATTTTTGATGAGAATGGTTTGGTCTTGTACCCAAATTATTTACTAGAGCTTGACAAGGAAGACTTAGATTTTGTTAAAAGCAATGAAGATAGCGTTGACTATATCAAGAAGCATGACGATAGAGAGTACTTAGTATTTTTAAAGAGATACGAAACAGTTAACGCAAAATTATACATGAAGCTTATTGATAATCTTGATGAAGATGGTTCAGTTAAAAAGATGCTTAGAGAAGAGCTTTTATACATAAGTCTCGTTGCGATAGCCTTGGCTCTAGTTTTATCATATTTTTTAGCAAAGAAGCTTACTAAGCCAATCAAAAATCTTTCGGAAGCGTCCAAATTTTTGGGTACAAAGAGCTTTTCTGTTGAAGAAGAAGGCGGCTATGAAGAGATTGAGGAGCTTAAGAAGAGTCTCGAGAGCGCAAATGCAGATTTAAAGAGGACTATGGACTTTCGTGAGAATATCATTGCTAATGTATCGCATGACTTCAAAACGCCTTTAAGCGTGATTAAGTCTTATGCTGAGATGATTAAGGACATAACGGGTGATAATAAAGAAAAGCGTGAAGAGAATCTTGACACCATCATCAATGAGGCAGATAGATTAAACAGCATGATTAACGAGATGCTTGAAGCATCAAAGAACGTAAGCGCCCTTGGTGAACTTGAATTAAAAAGAGTTTCGCTTGAAGCCATTTCCAAGGAGATTATAGATAAATTAAATACAGCTGAAAATAGAGAGAGAATTAAATTAGACGTGAGCGGCGATACCATGGTTATGGCTGATGAGAAAAAAATTAGAAGCGTTATATATAATTACTTATCAAACGCACTGAACTATTCAAATGAGGATGAAGACGTTATTGTAAGGATTACAGAAGAAGAAAATGCTGTTAGATACGAGGTTATTGACCACGGAGTCGGCATTAAGGAAGAGGACATAAAGAGGGTTTGGGATCGCTACTACATCTCGAGCGCGAACCATGAGCTCAAAAAGTATGCGACAGGCCTTGGCTTATATATCGCTCGTGAGGTGCTTTTACTTCACAAGGCAGAGTTTGGCGTAGAGAGCAGTTACGGCAAAGGATCGAATTTTTATTTTGTATTAAAAAAGGGAGTGTAG
- a CDS encoding nucleotide-binding protein: protein MKGICIAAMNSNSGKTTISLALARLLANKNNKVKYLKSGPDFIDSKLGSFASKGDYGNVDIFMQKSGATEVGMGCADYCVLEGVMGYLDGIYNTMEASSYANAKALGLKTVLVLTPKGEMFSLIAKLKGFMCYADNIVGVIFNKTHAKLYAIYKDLVEKELGLEVFGNIEVDEDFVIEDKDLGLELPSDIKAFDEKLDRIAAKLEKAIDFEKLLKYFEVAKTGDKIDFPKSKTTVAIAYDKVFNFYYKENIDFLEKYFTVKYFSVLDEEEVPEADLLYIGSGNLKDHLDIIEKSKSLASIKKYYEDGGKIFTEGEATYFLAESFNEHKMLGLIKGKAVSEKRLHNFGYAYLKPLRKNFFFDTDKIFYSQEFHKSSLNDNEFNLFKVEKPYRDDTWTSSFADDNIVAIEQNISFVQDEEYFYKKIDSLRGEKDV from the coding sequence GTGAAAGGCATATGCATAGCTGCTATGAATTCAAATAGCGGCAAGACAACTATAAGTTTAGCTTTAGCAAGACTGCTTGCAAATAAAAATAATAAGGTGAAGTATCTTAAGAGTGGGCCCGATTTTATCGATTCAAAGCTTGGCTCATTTGCATCGAAGGGGGACTATGGTAATGTCGACATCTTTATGCAAAAGAGTGGCGCTACTGAAGTAGGTATGGGGTGTGCAGACTACTGCGTATTAGAAGGCGTCATGGGCTACCTTGACGGCATATATAACACCATGGAGGCATCGTCATATGCCAACGCAAAGGCCTTGGGACTAAAAACAGTTTTAGTGCTTACACCAAAGGGCGAGATGTTCTCACTTATTGCAAAGCTAAAAGGCTTTATGTGCTACGCTGATAATATAGTTGGCGTTATATTTAATAAGACGCATGCAAAGCTTTATGCAATATACAAAGACTTAGTCGAGAAGGAACTTGGTTTAGAAGTTTTTGGCAATATCGAAGTTGACGAGGACTTTGTCATAGAGGATAAGGATCTTGGACTAGAGCTTCCAAGCGATATTAAGGCTTTTGATGAGAAGCTCGATAGGATAGCTGCGAAATTAGAAAAGGCAATTGATTTTGAGAAACTTTTAAAATATTTCGAAGTGGCAAAGACAGGAGATAAAATAGATTTTCCAAAGTCAAAGACTACTGTGGCAATTGCCTATGACAAGGTATTTAACTTCTATTACAAAGAGAATATTGATTTTCTAGAAAAATATTTTACTGTGAAGTACTTTTCGGTGCTAGACGAGGAAGAAGTGCCTGAAGCTGACTTATTATATATCGGCAGTGGAAATTTAAAAGATCACTTAGACATAATAGAAAAATCTAAATCATTAGCAAGCATAAAGAAATATTATGAAGACGGAGGAAAGATATTTACCGAAGGAGAGGCAACATACTTCTTAGCAGAAAGCTTTAATGAGCACAAGATGCTTGGTCTTATAAAGGGCAAGGCTGTGAGCGAAAAGAGGCTTCATAACTTTGGTTATGCATATCTAAAGCCACTTAGAAAGAATTTTTTCTTTGATACGGATAAAATTTTTTATTCACAAGAATTTCATAAGAGCAGCTTAAATGATAACGAGTTTAATTTATTTAAGGTAGAAAAGCCATATAGAGATGACACTTGGACAAGCTCTTTTGCAGATGATAACATAGTTGCAATCGAGCAAAACATTTCCTTTGTTCAAGATGAAGAGTATTTTTATAAAAAGATAGATAGTTTAAGAGGTGAAAAGGATGTATAA